The window TCATCGGATGTATCGGTTCATCGGCTCGGAGGGTCGGGAGGCCGGGGATCCGGGGGCCGGGCCCCGGGTGCCCCGAGTCCGGGACATCAGCGGTCTTCGGGAAAGTCTCCATCGATGGTCAGCTCTTCATACCCCGACCATCGAACCGTCATTCGATCCCCCCGGACCTCGGCGGTGCCGAGGATCGGCTGCAGCGAACGCCCCGCCGCGGCCTCCAGCGCCTGCGCGGCGCTGCGCACCGGCAGCAGCTCCCGCAGCACGGTCACGGTGGGCGGCAGCATCCCGAACACGCCGTCCTCGTGGCCCCGGACGGCCTCGGCCGGAGAGAGCCAGGCGACCCGGTCGGCCTCGCCGACCTCCAGCGCGGCCCGCTGACCGGGCGGCAGGGCCGCGACGAAGAACCAGGTGTCGTACCGGCGCTCCTCGAACGCCGGGGTGACCCAGCGGGCCCAGCCGGCCAGCAGGTCGCTGCGGAGCAGCAGGCCGTGCTCACGGAGGAAGTCGGCGAAGGAGAACTCGTGGGCCTCCAGGGCGGCGCGCTCCGCGCTCCAGTCCCGGGGTTCGGCGGTGCTGTCGGCGTCCGGGCCGGCCAGCAGGACGCCAGCCTCCTCGAAGGTCTCACGGACGGCGGCGCAGACCACCGCCTGCGCGGTCCGGGCGTCCACACCGAGCCGCTCGGCCCACTCCTGCGGGCCGGGCCCGGCCCAGCCGAGCTCGGCCTCGGCGTCGCGCGGGTCCACCCCGCCACCTGGATAGGCGTACATGCCCGCCGCGAACGCCATCGAGCTGCGCCTGCGCAGCAGATAGGCCTCCGGCCCGGTCGCCGTGTCCCTCAGCAGCACCACGGTGGCGGAGGGCCGGGGCTCCGGCGGGATCACCTCGCCGGACTCGACCGCCCGGATCCGGGCAGGCCAGCCGGGCGGCATCGGGAGCGTCGTTGCTCGCTGGTCC of the Kitasatospora sp. NBC_01246 genome contains:
- a CDS encoding NUDIX hydrolase produces the protein MDQRATTLPMPPGWPARIRAVESGEVIPPEPRPSATVVLLRDTATGPEAYLLRRRSSMAFAAGMYAYPGGGVDPRDAEAELGWAGPGPQEWAERLGVDARTAQAVVCAAVRETFEEAGVLLAGPDADSTAEPRDWSAERAALEAHEFSFADFLREHGLLLRSDLLAGWARWVTPAFEERRYDTWFFVAALPPGQRAALEVGEADRVAWLSPAEAVRGHEDGVFGMLPPTVTVLRELLPVRSAAQALEAAAGRSLQPILGTAEVRGDRMTVRWSGYEELTIDGDFPEDR